In Luteitalea sp. TBR-22, one genomic interval encodes:
- a CDS encoding HAD-IIIA family hydrolase — MSSLDPAVFLDRDGTLIEEAGYLDSLDRLALFPSTVDALRVLARAGFRLVVVTNQSGIALGLFDEDFVKRTHEALHARLDAGGARIDGWYYCPHHPAGQVPALTTACDCRKPGPALPRQAASDLGLDLSRSWMVGDRWGDVQLAASAGMAGGLLVRTGYGRSAEARPAAGASAAHVADDLMDAAGWILRQPR; from the coding sequence ATGTCGTCCCTCGACCCCGCGGTGTTCCTGGACCGCGACGGCACCCTCATCGAGGAGGCCGGATACCTCGATAGCCTCGACCGCCTCGCGCTCTTCCCCTCGACGGTGGACGCCCTGCGAGTACTCGCCCGCGCCGGGTTCCGGCTCGTCGTCGTCACCAACCAGAGCGGTATCGCGCTCGGGCTGTTCGACGAGGACTTCGTCAAGCGGACCCACGAGGCCCTGCACGCCCGCCTGGATGCCGGCGGGGCCCGCATCGACGGCTGGTACTACTGTCCCCATCACCCGGCCGGCCAGGTGCCGGCGCTGACCACGGCCTGCGACTGCCGCAAGCCCGGACCGGCCTTGCCACGTCAGGCCGCGAGCGACCTCGGCCTCGATCTCTCGCGATCGTGGATGGTGGGCGACCGGTGGGGCGACGTGCAGCTCGCCGCGTCGGCCGGCATGGCCGGGGGGCTGCTGGTGCGGACCGGCTACGGGCGCAGCGCCGAGGCCCGTCCTGCCGCGGGCGCGTCGGCCGCGCACGTCGCTGACGACCTCATGGACGCCGCCGGCTGGATCCTGAGGCAGCCGCGATGA
- a CDS encoding adenylyltransferase/cytidyltransferase family protein, with product MILSREALLARAADHRTRGETIALANGVFDLLHVGHLRYLQGAAAEADVLVVAVNDDACVRELKGADRPIVPEAARAELVEALRGVDYVVLFGDRTVGPLLEALRPDVHCKGTDYTVDTVPERAIVAAYGGRTAICGDPKDHSTRDIVARLQ from the coding sequence ATGATCCTCTCGCGCGAGGCCCTGCTGGCGCGCGCGGCCGACCACCGGACCCGTGGCGAGACCATCGCGCTGGCCAACGGCGTGTTCGACCTCCTGCACGTCGGGCACCTGCGGTACCTGCAGGGGGCCGCCGCCGAGGCCGACGTCCTGGTGGTCGCGGTCAACGACGACGCCTGCGTCCGGGAGTTGAAGGGCGCCGATCGGCCGATCGTGCCCGAGGCGGCACGGGCCGAACTGGTGGAGGCGCTGCGCGGGGTGGACTACGTGGTCCTGTTCGGCGACCGCACGGTCGGCCCGCTGCTCGAGGCGCTGCGTCCGGACGTGCACTGCAAGGGGACCGACTACACGGTCGACACGGTGCCCGAGCGGGCCATCGTCGCGGCGTACGGTGGACGCACCGCCATCTGCGGTGACCCGAAGGACCACTCCACCCGCGACATCGTCGCGCGCCTGCAGTGA
- a CDS encoding lysophospholipid acyltransferase family protein encodes MSEPRPRRRHRFEHAVLSVVTAIVRRLPQSFATRLGHAIGAIGYRLDGRHRRITLDNLAATFPERSVAERTRIARQVFAHFGRKLVELLWFTGLPPERQLALVEFVGEEHIRAAQRAGKGALIVTGHFGFWELHALAHGLKLGPMAVVARALDNPLLDRTLIDLRSSTGNIVIDRKGGLRRIMRALNANQAVAVLIDQHILTADAVKVDFLGRPAATTSAVAVLALRTGAAVIPAFSLPLNDGRYRLIYEKPIELPDGESPEAVRDLTQRCTKVLEKYVRAHPERWLWMHRRWRDDVRTTESPSLAVDDAAGDAEA; translated from the coding sequence GTGAGCGAGCCTCGGCCGCGCCGACGGCACCGATTCGAGCACGCGGTGCTGTCGGTGGTCACGGCCATCGTGCGCCGACTGCCGCAGTCGTTCGCCACCCGGCTGGGGCACGCGATCGGCGCGATCGGCTACCGCCTCGACGGCCGTCATCGCCGCATCACCCTCGACAACCTGGCGGCGACGTTTCCCGAACGGTCGGTCGCCGAGCGCACCCGTATCGCGAGGCAGGTGTTCGCGCACTTCGGCCGCAAGCTCGTCGAGTTGCTGTGGTTCACCGGGTTGCCGCCCGAGCGGCAGCTCGCGCTGGTGGAGTTCGTCGGCGAGGAACACATCCGGGCGGCACAGCGAGCGGGCAAGGGCGCGCTGATCGTCACGGGGCACTTCGGCTTCTGGGAACTCCACGCCCTCGCCCACGGGCTCAAGCTCGGGCCGATGGCCGTGGTGGCGCGAGCCCTCGACAACCCCCTGCTCGATCGCACCCTCATCGACCTGCGCAGCAGCACGGGCAACATCGTCATCGACCGCAAGGGCGGACTGCGGCGGATCATGCGCGCGCTCAACGCCAACCAGGCCGTGGCGGTGCTGATCGATCAGCACATCCTCACGGCCGACGCCGTCAAGGTCGACTTCCTGGGGCGGCCTGCCGCGACGACGTCGGCGGTGGCGGTGCTCGCGCTGCGCACCGGTGCAGCGGTGATCCCCGCGTTCTCGCTGCCGCTCAACGACGGGCGCTACCGGTTGATCTACGAGAAGCCGATCGAGCTGCCGGACGGCGAGTCGCCCGAGGCCGTGCGCGACCTCACGCAGCGCTGCACCAAGGTGCTCGAGAAGTACGTCCGCGCCCACCCCGAGCGCTGGCTGTGGATGCACCGTCGGTGGCGTGACGACGTGCGGACCACCGAGTCGCCGTCGCTGGCGGTCGACGACGCGGCCGGGGACGCCGAGGCGTGA
- a CDS encoding glycosyltransferase family 9 protein → MTSFLIVRLGALGDIVHAMPVVTALRAAYPAARIGWLVHPRFVPLVQTVQGLDRIHPLDRRTGTRVIAEVRRERYDVCLDLQGLLKSAAVARLSGAGRVLGFSRRWLREPAASLAYTDVGGDGSGHVVAKNLSLLALLGLAPGPPRFALAIPATPVVPCTREILRLRADDPFAVINPGAAWPNKRWPAERFGALARVLRERHGLRSAVLWGPDEATLAAAVVRASDGAAAMAPQTTMVEMLAVARAARVLISGDTGPLHLAAAAGTPVVGVFGPTPPARNGPWDPRDLVVSAHDACQCAFKRRCTATRWCLETVSVEQVAAAVAARLEAAA, encoded by the coding sequence GTGACGTCCTTCCTCATCGTGCGGCTCGGGGCCCTCGGCGACATCGTGCACGCGATGCCGGTGGTGACGGCGCTGCGAGCCGCGTATCCCGCCGCCCGCATCGGCTGGCTGGTGCACCCGCGGTTCGTGCCGCTGGTCCAGACGGTGCAGGGACTCGACCGCATCCATCCGCTCGATCGCCGTACCGGCACCCGCGTCATCGCCGAAGTCCGCCGCGAGCGCTACGACGTGTGCCTGGACCTGCAGGGCCTGCTCAAGTCGGCGGCGGTGGCCCGGCTCAGCGGGGCGGGCCGCGTGCTCGGCTTCTCGCGTCGATGGCTCCGGGAGCCGGCGGCGAGCCTGGCCTACACGGACGTCGGCGGCGACGGGTCGGGGCACGTGGTGGCCAAGAACCTCTCGCTGCTCGCGCTGCTCGGCCTCGCGCCCGGGCCACCGCGCTTCGCGCTGGCGATCCCGGCGACGCCGGTCGTGCCGTGCACGCGCGAGATCCTCCGCTTGCGCGCCGACGATCCGTTTGCCGTGATCAATCCGGGTGCCGCCTGGCCCAACAAGCGGTGGCCTGCCGAGCGCTTCGGCGCCCTCGCGCGCGTGCTGCGCGAGCGGCACGGCCTGCGCAGCGCGGTGTTGTGGGGCCCTGACGAGGCGACGCTGGCCGCGGCGGTCGTGCGCGCCAGCGACGGCGCGGCGGCGATGGCGCCCCAGACGACGATGGTGGAGATGCTGGCGGTGGCGCGCGCGGCGCGCGTGCTGATCTCGGGTGACACGGGGCCCCTGCACCTGGCTGCGGCGGCCGGCACGCCCGTCGTCGGCGTGTTCGGTCCGACCCCGCCGGCGCGCAACGGGCCGTGGGATCCCCGCGACCTGGTGGTCTCGGCACACGACGCGTGCCAGTGCGCGTTCAAGCGGCGATGCACGGCCACGAGGTGGTGCCTCGAGACGGTCTCGGTCGAGCAGGTGGCCGCGGCGGTCGCGGCACGGCTGGAGGCGGCGGCATGA
- the lpxK gene encoding tetraacyldisaccharide 4'-kinase, which yields MSDAPWSSRALRAAARVYGHGAGLRRELRRKTPRRLERPVVSVGNLAVGGRNKTPVVAAVARMLHGWGERPAVLSRGYGRETPTRDVVVVRDAEHMRATLAESGDEPFMLARELPGCCVLVHPRRARAGAYAEEALGCTVHVLDDGFQHVELARDVNLVLLTVDDVLHGEVLPAGRLREPLHVLEHADALLAVDGSASRLRMALGRTPDVPIFEARRHLGPARPLSGTTDFSRLHEAPVLLVTAVAEPSRVADDLRRVGWNLADVLSFRDHHRYRGEDAALLARRAREVGAHAVITTAKDAVKLERYLPIEVPVAVVPLEVVIEPVDEFAAWLRSRLSLDPEGA from the coding sequence ATGAGTGACGCGCCCTGGTCCTCCCGCGCGTTGCGCGCGGCGGCGCGTGTGTACGGTCACGGCGCGGGCCTGCGCCGCGAACTGCGCCGCAAGACGCCCCGGCGCCTCGAGCGGCCGGTCGTGAGCGTCGGCAACCTCGCCGTCGGGGGCCGTAACAAGACGCCCGTCGTCGCGGCCGTCGCGCGCATGCTGCACGGCTGGGGCGAGCGGCCCGCCGTGCTGAGTCGCGGCTACGGGCGCGAGACGCCGACCCGCGACGTCGTGGTCGTGCGCGACGCGGAACACATGCGGGCGACGCTGGCCGAGAGCGGCGACGAGCCTTTCATGCTGGCGCGGGAACTGCCCGGCTGTTGCGTGCTCGTGCATCCCCGGCGGGCCCGGGCAGGCGCGTACGCCGAGGAGGCGCTCGGCTGCACCGTCCACGTCCTCGACGACGGGTTCCAGCACGTCGAGCTGGCTCGCGACGTCAACCTCGTGCTGCTCACCGTCGACGACGTGCTGCACGGCGAGGTGTTGCCGGCCGGGCGATTGCGCGAGCCGCTGCACGTGCTCGAGCACGCCGATGCGCTGCTGGCCGTCGACGGCAGCGCCTCGCGGCTGCGGATGGCGCTGGGGCGTACCCCCGACGTCCCGATCTTCGAGGCCCGCCGCCACCTCGGCCCCGCCCGCCCGCTGTCGGGCACGACCGATTTCTCGCGCCTGCACGAGGCGCCCGTGCTGCTCGTGACGGCGGTGGCCGAGCCGTCGCGCGTCGCCGACGACCTGCGGCGCGTGGGGTGGAACCTGGCCGACGTCCTGAGCTTCCGCGATCACCACCGCTACCGCGGCGAGGACGCCGCGCTGCTGGCCCGGCGGGCGCGCGAGGTCGGGGCACACGCGGTCATCACCACCGCCAAGGACGCGGTCAAGCTCGAACGCTACCTGCCGATCGAGGTGCCCGTCGCCGTGGTGCCCCTCGAGGTCGTGATCGAGCCGGTCGACGAGTTCGCGGCGTGGCTGCGTTCGCGGCTGTCGCTGGATCCGGAGGGCGCGTGA
- the waaF gene encoding lipopolysaccharide heptosyltransferase II, whose product MSDARRVLVRGPNWLGDLVMAAPAIRAIGDAWPGAAVDVAVPAGLAPIVGVLEPRAGVLPLAGRTGVGAVWRHAAQVAAGGYDHAILLTNSFASALAMRQAGVPERWGYRRDGRGWLLTRAIRPRDARRSTTHHADYYAALVEALGFPRPSLDLQAALPTAARDEAVSLLREAGWDGDAPLLACAPGAAYGAAKQWPPRLVARVADAWRADGGVVVLVGAAADRPAAEAVKGGLVSPAPGATGLIDLTARTSLLALAGVLGVASRVLANDSGAMHVAAALGTPTVSVFGPTREWATSPLGPHRILTHEVWCRPCMLRECPLDHRCMTGVSPDRVIAALKEL is encoded by the coding sequence GTGAGCGACGCGCGTCGCGTCCTGGTGCGCGGGCCCAACTGGCTCGGCGACCTCGTGATGGCGGCGCCGGCAATCCGCGCCATCGGCGACGCGTGGCCCGGCGCGGCGGTGGACGTCGCGGTGCCGGCGGGCCTGGCGCCGATCGTCGGCGTGCTCGAGCCGCGCGCCGGTGTGCTGCCACTGGCCGGGCGGACCGGCGTGGGCGCCGTGTGGCGGCATGCGGCGCAGGTCGCGGCCGGCGGGTACGACCACGCGATCCTGCTCACCAACTCGTTCGCGTCGGCGCTCGCGATGCGGCAGGCCGGCGTGCCGGAGCGCTGGGGCTACCGTCGCGACGGGCGTGGCTGGTTGCTCACGCGGGCCATCCGCCCTCGCGACGCACGGCGCTCGACGACGCATCACGCCGACTACTACGCGGCGCTCGTCGAGGCGCTCGGCTTCCCGCGCCCGTCGCTCGATCTGCAGGCCGCGTTGCCGACCGCGGCGCGCGACGAGGCCGTGTCGTTGCTGCGCGAGGCGGGCTGGGATGGCGATGCGCCCCTCCTCGCGTGCGCGCCAGGGGCGGCCTACGGCGCCGCCAAGCAATGGCCGCCGCGACTGGTGGCGCGCGTGGCTGACGCATGGCGGGCCGACGGGGGAGTCGTGGTGCTCGTCGGTGCGGCTGCGGATCGGCCGGCCGCCGAGGCCGTGAAGGGCGGGCTCGTTTCCCCGGCGCCTGGCGCCACCGGCCTCATCGACCTGACGGCCCGCACGAGCCTGCTGGCGCTGGCGGGGGTGCTCGGCGTCGCCTCGCGCGTGCTCGCCAACGACTCCGGGGCGATGCACGTGGCGGCGGCACTCGGCACGCCGACCGTGTCGGTGTTCGGCCCGACCCGCGAGTGGGCGACGTCGCCGCTGGGCCCGCACCGCATCCTGACGCACGAGGTCTGGTGCCGCCCGTGCATGCTGCGCGAGTGTCCGCTCGACCACCGCTGCATGACCGGCGTCTCCCCGGATCGCGTCATCGCCGCCCTCAAGGAGCTGTGA
- a CDS encoding sodium:solute symporter encodes MVLNWLDYAVIAGYVLALTAFGTYFARFQRSSKDYFLTGHSVPWWAICFTIVATETSTITFIGVPAAAYTGNMAFLQLPIGYVIGRVIVSALFLPAYFRGDLMTSYQLLEWRFGPGVRSAGAAIFLITRSLADGIRLFTTALVIAVVTGVPVPWTVVLLGTAMIVYTMYGGSAAVIWTDVVQMFVYLAGALIIFFALLNGIEGGWGAVVAAGRAAGKFHVFEFGLDFTKIYTFWAGLVGGVALTLATHGTDQFLVQRLLAAPSARDAGRGLILSGVLVMLQFGLFLVIGVMLFTYYQQVPLPVLGRPDEILPRFVINTLPSGVSGFIVAAIVAAALSPSINAMAATTVNDFYLRYVNETADEQTIMRVSYRATLLWGIVQLGVALACQWMDRSVLDAGLSILSLTAGPVLGAFLVGFATTRVSAAAMLAGMGVGLAVLVYVFMATPVAWTWYAFIGSSVTALAALALSVPFPNRTRTATA; translated from the coding sequence ATGGTCCTCAACTGGCTCGATTACGCCGTGATCGCCGGCTACGTGCTGGCCCTGACGGCCTTCGGCACGTACTTCGCCCGGTTCCAGCGGTCGAGCAAGGACTACTTCCTCACCGGCCACTCGGTGCCCTGGTGGGCGATCTGCTTCACCATCGTCGCCACCGAGACCAGCACCATCACCTTCATCGGGGTGCCGGCCGCAGCCTACACCGGCAACATGGCGTTCCTGCAGTTGCCGATCGGCTACGTGATCGGTCGGGTGATCGTCAGCGCGCTGTTCCTGCCGGCCTACTTCCGCGGCGACCTGATGACGTCGTACCAGTTGCTCGAGTGGCGCTTCGGGCCGGGGGTCCGGTCGGCAGGCGCGGCGATCTTCCTGATCACGCGGTCGCTTGCCGACGGCATCCGGCTGTTCACGACGGCGCTGGTGATCGCGGTGGTGACGGGCGTCCCGGTGCCCTGGACGGTCGTGCTGCTCGGGACGGCGATGATCGTCTACACGATGTACGGCGGGTCGGCGGCGGTGATCTGGACCGACGTCGTGCAGATGTTCGTGTACCTGGCCGGCGCGTTGATCATCTTCTTCGCGCTGCTGAACGGGATCGAGGGAGGCTGGGGCGCGGTGGTGGCGGCGGGGCGCGCGGCAGGCAAGTTCCACGTCTTCGAGTTCGGGCTCGACTTCACGAAGATCTACACGTTCTGGGCGGGGCTGGTGGGCGGCGTCGCCCTCACGCTGGCCACGCACGGCACCGACCAGTTCCTCGTCCAGCGCCTGCTGGCGGCGCCGTCGGCGCGCGACGCCGGCCGCGGGCTCATCCTGAGTGGCGTGCTGGTGATGCTGCAGTTCGGGCTGTTCCTGGTGATCGGCGTGATGCTCTTCACCTACTACCAGCAGGTGCCGCTGCCGGTGCTCGGCCGCCCCGACGAGATCCTGCCGCGTTTCGTGATCAACACGCTGCCGAGCGGCGTGTCGGGCTTCATCGTCGCGGCCATCGTCGCGGCGGCGCTGTCGCCGTCGATCAACGCGATGGCGGCAACCACCGTGAACGACTTCTACCTGCGGTACGTCAACGAGACGGCCGACGAGCAGACGATCATGCGGGTGTCCTACCGCGCCACGTTGCTCTGGGGCATCGTGCAGCTCGGCGTGGCCCTCGCGTGCCAGTGGATGGACCGGTCGGTGCTCGATGCCGGGTTGTCGATCCTGTCGCTGACGGCAGGGCCCGTGCTCGGCGCGTTCCTGGTCGGCTTTGCCACGACCCGCGTGAGCGCTGCCGCGATGCTCGCCGGCATGGGGGTCGGGCTGGCCGTGCTCGTGTACGTGTTCATGGCGACGCCCGTCGCCTGGACGTGGTACGCGTTCATCGGCTCGAGCGTCACCGCGCTCGCCGCGCTGGCCCTGAGCGTCCCGTTCCCCAATCGCACCCGCACCGCCACGGCGTGA
- a CDS encoding 3-deoxy-D-manno-octulosonic acid transferase yields the protein MYFLYSLLVASGLVVSAPWLAWQALRHGKYRHKWQERLGRLPESLAATGSPTLWLHAVSVGEVLSAAPLVAALRRDHPEWRVVVSTTTRTGRATAEARLSGVAGVFYFPLDFAWVVRRVLRHLRPDLLVIVETEIWPNLARLSRASGIGVLLVNARISDRSYPRYRLVRGLLGRVLAQFDRLCAQSEDTAARLRALGAPADRLVVTGSLKFDVPADAPAGVAAVAGRLEGRPVLLAASTLKGEDEVLLETFACLREGTPGALLVLAPRHPERFEAVATLAARTGLRVARRTALATDPDAPFDVLVLDTIGELAALCAQATVVFVGGSLVPAGGHNILEPARYARPIVVGPSMSNFAEIARVFLEAGALVQVPDAATAQRELLALFADPTRRQALGAAAQGVLDRHRGAVGRTMREISAVMATRAVAAGAMAGVGR from the coding sequence ATGTACTTCCTCTACAGCCTGCTCGTCGCCTCCGGCCTCGTGGTGTCGGCCCCCTGGCTCGCCTGGCAGGCGCTGCGCCACGGCAAGTACCGGCACAAGTGGCAGGAGCGACTCGGGCGATTGCCCGAGAGCCTCGCTGCGACCGGCAGCCCCACGCTCTGGCTCCACGCGGTGTCGGTGGGGGAGGTCCTGAGCGCCGCGCCCCTGGTTGCCGCCCTTCGTCGCGACCACCCGGAATGGCGCGTCGTCGTGTCCACGACCACCCGGACGGGGCGCGCGACCGCAGAGGCCCGGCTGTCGGGCGTGGCCGGCGTCTTCTACTTCCCGCTGGACTTCGCCTGGGTGGTCCGACGCGTGCTGCGGCACCTCCGCCCCGACCTCCTCGTCATCGTCGAGACCGAGATCTGGCCCAACCTGGCGCGTCTGTCCCGCGCCTCGGGCATCGGGGTCTTGCTCGTCAACGCGCGGATCTCGGACCGCAGCTACCCACGCTACCGGCTGGTCCGGGGCCTGCTGGGGCGGGTGCTGGCGCAGTTCGACCGGCTGTGCGCCCAGTCCGAGGACACGGCCGCCCGGTTGCGCGCGCTCGGCGCACCGGCCGACCGGCTCGTCGTGACCGGCAGCCTCAAGTTCGACGTCCCTGCCGACGCGCCCGCCGGTGTGGCCGCCGTGGCGGGTCGACTCGAAGGCCGGCCGGTCCTGCTGGCCGCGAGCACGCTGAAAGGCGAGGACGAGGTCCTGCTCGAGACGTTCGCCTGCCTGCGTGAGGGCACGCCGGGGGCGCTGCTGGTGCTGGCGCCCCGGCATCCCGAGCGCTTCGAGGCGGTGGCGACCCTGGCGGCGCGCACCGGGCTGCGGGTGGCGCGCAGGACTGCGCTGGCCACCGATCCCGATGCCCCCTTCGACGTCCTCGTGCTCGACACCATCGGCGAGCTGGCTGCGCTGTGTGCGCAGGCGACGGTGGTGTTCGTGGGCGGCAGCCTCGTGCCGGCCGGTGGCCACAACATCCTCGAGCCGGCGCGCTACGCCCGGCCGATCGTCGTCGGACCCTCGATGTCGAACTTCGCCGAGATCGCACGGGTGTTCCTCGAGGCCGGCGCCCTCGTGCAGGTGCCCGACGCGGCGACGGCCCAGCGCGAGCTGCTGGCTCTCTTTGCCGACCCGACCCGCCGGCAGGCGCTCGGCGCCGCGGCGCAGGGCGTGCTGGACCGGCACCGCGGGGCGGTGGGCCGGACGATGCGCGAGATCAGCGCCGTGATGGCGACGCGGGCCGTGGCGGCGGGGGCGATGGCGGGGGTGGGGCGATGA
- a CDS encoding transposase, with protein sequence MTMRLRTWDYRSPGFYFVTACTAARRPLFGEVALGRMHMTPVGAIARDALSRLDGRDGRIECAVVMPDHVHLLLAITKARGRSLSLFVRDYKALVTHGCRAAGLVGVDVAVWQRGFHDRVIRNDQELDALRRYIETNPLRWSLARASGGAST encoded by the coding sequence ATGACGATGCGACTGCGCACGTGGGACTACCGAAGCCCCGGCTTTTACTTCGTCACCGCGTGCACCGCGGCGCGCCGCCCGCTGTTCGGCGAGGTGGCGCTCGGTCGTATGCATATGACTCCGGTCGGCGCCATCGCCCGCGACGCCCTCTCTCGACTTGATGGTCGCGACGGAAGGATCGAGTGCGCCGTGGTCATGCCCGACCACGTACACCTGCTCCTGGCCATCACCAAGGCGCGGGGCCGTTCCCTCTCATTGTTCGTCCGTGACTACAAGGCCCTGGTGACGCACGGCTGCCGCGCCGCGGGCCTGGTCGGCGTGGACGTCGCGGTGTGGCAACGCGGCTTCCACGATCGTGTGATCAGGAACGACCAGGAACTCGACGCGCTGCGCCGCTACATCGAGACCAATCCGCTTCGATGGAGCCTGGCTCGCGCCTCGGGTGGCGCGTCGACCTGA
- the gap gene encoding type I glyceraldehyde-3-phosphate dehydrogenase has translation MGIKVGINGFGRIGRNIMRAALGTGKLDFVAVNDLTDTKTLAHLLKYDSILGNLEATVESGDGWISVNGDKFQVLAQRDPAQLPWGDLGVDVVFEGTGIFTKRDDAAKHVAAGAKRVIITAPATGPDGTFVMGVNHEQYDPAKHVVVSNASCTTNCLAPFAKVLEENFGIVKGWMTTIHSYTNDQQLLDLPHKDLRRARAAALSMIPTTTGAAKAVGEVLPQLKGKLDGFAMRVPTPNVSVVDLAVIVGKKTTADEVNAAFKAAAAGPLKGILAVEDAPLVSIDFRKNSNSSIVDSAYTKVMDGDFVKVLSWYDNEWGYSSRCVDLVNYMATKGL, from the coding sequence ATGGGCATCAAGGTTGGCATCAACGGGTTCGGGCGCATCGGGCGCAACATCATGCGGGCGGCGCTCGGCACCGGAAAGCTCGACTTCGTTGCGGTGAACGACCTGACCGACACCAAGACGCTGGCGCACCTGCTCAAGTACGACTCGATCCTCGGCAATCTCGAGGCGACGGTCGAGTCGGGCGACGGCTGGATCAGCGTCAACGGCGACAAGTTCCAGGTGCTGGCGCAGCGTGATCCGGCGCAACTGCCCTGGGGCGACCTCGGCGTGGACGTGGTGTTCGAGGGCACGGGCATCTTCACCAAGCGTGACGACGCGGCCAAGCACGTCGCGGCGGGCGCCAAGCGCGTCATCATCACGGCCCCGGCCACCGGTCCTGACGGCACGTTCGTCATGGGCGTGAACCACGAGCAGTACGACCCGGCCAAGCACGTGGTGGTGTCCAACGCTTCGTGCACGACCAACTGCCTCGCGCCGTTCGCCAAGGTGCTCGAGGAGAACTTCGGGATCGTCAAGGGCTGGATGACGACGATCCACAGCTACACGAACGACCAGCAGCTGCTCGACCTGCCGCACAAGGACCTGCGCCGGGCGCGCGCGGCGGCCTTGTCGATGATCCCGACGACGACGGGCGCGGCCAAGGCCGTGGGCGAGGTGCTGCCGCAGCTGAAGGGCAAGCTCGACGGCTTTGCGATGCGCGTGCCGACGCCGAACGTCTCGGTGGTCGACCTCGCGGTGATCGTCGGCAAGAAGACGACGGCAGACGAGGTCAACGCGGCGTTCAAGGCCGCCGCGGCCGGTCCGCTCAAGGGCATCCTTGCGGTGGAGGACGCGCCGCTCGTGTCGATCGACTTCCGCAAGAACTCGAACAGCTCGATCGTCGACTCGGCGTACACGAAGGTCATGGACGGCGACTTCGTGAAGGTGCTGAGCTGGTACGACAACGAGTGGGGCTACAGCAGCCGCTGCGTCGACCTGGTCAACTACATGGCCACCAAGGGCCTGTAA
- a CDS encoding bifunctional heptose 7-phosphate kinase/heptose 1-phosphate adenyltransferase — protein sequence MTAPDRLLAALDAFGGRRTVVIGDIAADEFLYGRVARVSREAPVLILEYDTTEIVPGGAGNAAANVAALGARASLFGAVGRDAQGARLIEALSARGVDARGVVRLAGLVTTTKTRVLAGGIHSAKQQVVRIDRKGDVATPRVVHEAWGRRLDAALRTCDAVLVSDYGGGVVTPALVRHVRQALRARKGRRVPVLVDSRYDLGRYQGLTASTPNESEVEALLGIRIDDDRKVLEKAGRTLLERSRMEAVLITRGSRGMALFEPDRPTVHIPIHGTDEIADVTGAGDTVIATVTQALAGGASMEDAARLANVAGGLVVMKRGTATASVDELRHAIEATR from the coding sequence ATGACCGCGCCCGACCGCCTTCTGGCCGCGCTCGACGCGTTCGGCGGCCGCCGGACCGTGGTCATCGGCGACATCGCCGCCGACGAGTTCCTCTACGGGCGCGTGGCGCGCGTCTCGCGGGAGGCCCCCGTCCTCATCCTCGAGTACGACACCACCGAGATCGTCCCTGGCGGGGCCGGCAACGCCGCCGCCAACGTCGCGGCGCTCGGCGCCCGCGCCAGCCTGTTCGGCGCCGTCGGGCGCGACGCGCAGGGGGCGAGGCTCATCGAGGCCCTGTCGGCGCGCGGCGTCGACGCGCGCGGCGTGGTGCGCCTCGCGGGTCTCGTGACCACCACCAAGACACGGGTGCTGGCCGGCGGCATCCACTCGGCCAAGCAGCAGGTGGTGCGCATCGACCGCAAGGGCGACGTCGCGACGCCGCGGGTGGTCCACGAGGCGTGGGGCCGACGGCTCGACGCGGCGCTGCGCACCTGCGACGCGGTGCTCGTCTCCGATTACGGCGGCGGCGTCGTCACGCCGGCGCTGGTGCGCCACGTGCGGCAGGCGCTGCGGGCGCGCAAGGGCCGCCGCGTTCCCGTGCTCGTCGACTCGCGTTACGACCTCGGGCGCTACCAGGGACTCACCGCCTCGACCCCCAACGAGTCGGAGGTCGAGGCCCTCCTCGGCATCCGTATCGACGATGACCGCAAGGTGCTCGAGAAGGCGGGGCGCACCCTGCTGGAGCGATCGCGGATGGAAGCCGTGCTGATCACGCGCGGGAGCCGGGGCATGGCCCTGTTCGAGCCCGACCGGCCGACGGTCCACATCCCCATCCACGGCACCGACGAAATCGCCGACGTGACCGGCGCCGGCGACACGGTGATTGCCACGGTCACGCAAGCGCTGGCCGGCGGCGCGTCGATGGAGGACGCCGCCCGGCTGGCCAACGTGGCCGGCGGGCTGGTGGTGATGAAGCGCGGCACGGCCACGGCATCTGTCGACGAGCTGCGCCACGCCATCGAGGCCACCCGATGA